A portion of the Longimicrobiales bacterium genome contains these proteins:
- a CDS encoding ECF-type sigma factor, with amino-acid sequence MKVSSIGSATVLRNDTSAPARPLNVPDNVTGLRDVLRAGNRSALDAVFARVYGELHALACQQLAGRTPGATLSPTVLVHEAYLKFAAANRFDYVDRRHLFAVAARAMRQIITDAARRARAQKRGGASVRILLEPDAVGDGTTRAEAAAELVELERALNALEALDERLARIVELRYFAGLSVDETGAILDLSARTVKRDWRKARAFLFAALNDAAHPAAG; translated from the coding sequence ATGAAGGTATCCTCCATCGGGAGCGCCACCGTGCTCCGCAACGACACCTCCGCCCCAGCCAGGCCGCTGAATGTCCCGGATAATGTGACCGGGCTGCGGGACGTGCTGCGTGCTGGAAACCGCAGCGCGCTGGACGCCGTGTTCGCCCGCGTCTACGGGGAGCTGCACGCGCTCGCGTGCCAGCAGCTCGCCGGCCGGACACCGGGGGCGACGCTCTCGCCAACCGTCCTCGTCCACGAGGCCTACCTCAAGTTCGCCGCCGCAAACCGGTTCGATTATGTCGACCGGCGGCATCTCTTCGCGGTCGCGGCGCGCGCGATGCGCCAGATTATTACTGACGCCGCGCGCCGTGCCCGCGCGCAGAAACGAGGTGGCGCGAGCGTGCGGATCCTGCTCGAGCCGGACGCCGTGGGGGACGGTACCACACGTGCTGAAGCCGCCGCGGAGCTGGTCGAGCTGGAGCGCGCACTGAACGCGCTGGAGGCGCTCGACGAGCGGCTCGCACGGATCGTCGAGCTGCGTTATTTCGCCGGCCTCTCGGTCGACGAGACGGGTGCGATCCTGGACCTGTCCGCACGCACTGTGAAGCGTGACTGGCGCAAGGCCCGCGCATTCCTGTTCGCCGCGCTCAACGATGCGGCGCACCCGGCAGCCGGATGA